The following proteins come from a genomic window of Miscanthus floridulus cultivar M001 chromosome 2, ASM1932011v1, whole genome shotgun sequence:
- the LOC136540237 gene encoding uncharacterized protein, producing MGFIHRRTSKQTSKVKTLPGLALSRRPRLARKSISRSDVGQLLALRHLDRALHRAEQLIEEDNMLEAFNIIELYCNRFIEHAKQLDKPHECGVDIREAAAGIMFAAGRCSDLPELLFARSHALYSDFAMMAKEGTGVVDPMLVWKLSGNKRNMEMKKKVVKEIAAENNVLLDFSEQDGSSNVPHDHELNHEAIYQTDMDESSESDSYHSPSRNKDPCDMSNSDGTNNGQPKQKNMKTSVRTRR from the exons ATGGGCTTCATCCACAGGAGGACCTCCAAGCAGACCAGCAAGGTTAAGACCCTTCCAGGGCTCGCCTTGTCCCGCCGTCCCCGCCTCGCTCGCAAGTCAATTTCCCGCAGCGATGTGGGACAGCTACTAGCACTCAGACACCTCGATCGTGCTCTCCACCGT GCAGAGCAGCTCATAGAGGAGGACAACATGCTGGAGGCATTCAACATAATAGAGCTATACTGCAATCGTTTCATCGAGCACGCAAAGCAGTTAGACAAGCCCCA TGAATGCGGCGTAGACATTCGGGAGGCAGCCGCCGGGATCATGTTTGCAGCCGGGAGGTGCAGTGATCTGCCGGAGCTCCTGTTTGCACGCAGCCACGCACTATACT CAGACTTTGCAATGATGGCAAAGGAAGGCACTGGCGTCGTCGACCCCATG TTGGTCTGGAAGCTATCTGGCAACAAAAGAAACATGGAGATGAAGAAAAAGGTGGTGAAAGAGATTGCTGCTGAGAACAATGTGCTACTGGACTTTTCTGAGCAGGATGGCAGCAGCAACGTTCCGCACGATCATGAACTCAACCACGAAGCTATATACCAAACTGACATGGATGAAAGTTCAGAGTCAGACTCTTATCATTCTCCCTCGCGCAACAAGGATCCATGCGATATGTCCAACTCTGATGGAACAAACAATGGGCAGCCGAAACAAAAGAACATGAAAACTTCGGTGCGCACAAGAAGATGA
- the LOC136540236 gene encoding uncharacterized protein, which produces MGFFHGNTSKQTSRVKKLLKLALSRIAIAQRPRLARKSISRRDVSQLLELGHLHRAFLRAEQVIEEDNMLQAFDIIELYCKCLIEHAAHLECSEDIKEATAGIMFAARWCGDVPELLVARNILADKFGSDFTVAAKEGTGIVNPMLVWKLSGDRTNVELKKKVAKEIAAENNILVDFSEV; this is translated from the exons ATGGGTTTCTTCCACGGGAACACCTCGAAGCAGACCTCCAGGGTTAAGAAACTTCTCAAGCTGGCCTTGTCGCGCATCGCCATTGCCCAACGTCCTCGGCTTGCTCGCAAGTCAATCTCACGCCGCGATGTCAGCCAGCTCCTCGAGCTCGGCCACCTCCACCGTGCCTTCCTTCGT GCAGAGCAGGTCATAGAGGAGGACAACATGCTTCAAGCCTTCGACATCATTGAGCTGTACTGCAAATGTCTTATTGAGCATGCTGCACATTT GGAGTGTAGCGAGGATATCAAAGAAGCGACAGCCGGGATCATGTTTGCCGCTAGGTGGTGCGGCGACGTGCCGGAGTTGCTCGTCGCACGAAACATCCTCGCAGATAAATTCGGTAGCGATTTCACTGTGGCTGCAAAGGAGGGAACCGGAATTGTCAATCCGATG CTGGTGTGGAAATTGTCCGGTGACAGAACAAACGTGGAGCTGAAGAAGAAGGTGGCCAAGGAGATCGCTGCTGAAAACAATATACTGGTGGACTTCTCTGAAGTCTAG